One part of the Treponema sp. OMZ 787 genome encodes these proteins:
- a CDS encoding diguanylate cyclase produces MEIINSRYKIIKKISNSIPYVREFLAADLWSESKKINLKIVSSLDLKKEDLDFFKDNFITISSIDNYFYLKSYGFSSLYIAYPSMPHLSPDEILYIFTTEHLEHTMPVLEFVQKCSMEDILKIAVSVCQSLVHASNMGFEYEVFNHDNVMIVKEAEGFRIRIKDIVSAKLENNQSVWFKEAKDYMGTTENTDTVISFIVTLLAREELKTSVSSVLGKLKTLYKTSNKKDEEIFNALYEIAKKHIQHKSKNNKIYQIIQDINNRLNKNYPADIIPPLNSITFRPKLVGKQKEINMILQARNEITSKQTKKTIFMLKGNQGTGKTRFLKEAEYRLALEGTNIYANYNFRNSTTEEFWDDFLGKIFLNSYSLQDIEERENIIKNVKQIRDRKFAGNTEKEYDHMKFKTFNEAKNLFFKTIGQLPVFLILDDIQFADDFILDTVLYLATEITELERLGVILSYDESVPPVSSKFKSFLGILNNYEKTETFGLNYFSKEETIEMLKNILILNYPPLEFGPILYKYTSGRASFIIEMIKEFVNAGTIHREMLTGIWVIQDDVYDEELQKRIPKSIEETLTNQLNILSSSEKKLLLEASLFQNTFKIEYLYKIVPMTSTQIDKNIKKIINKGLITVLKTGEKQEFTITNQIMRNILYRLMPSDNRILRHKKISQILQKEPNADVNELIWHLEESGNKKAALTCCLEIVEKNMKEKNLDIVIKIYEKIPSIISGQNIKTKFDILLKIFELYNQMAIRNKETETMSLLEEMLPKIRDLDLLSSYYNLAARYEYATLNEEKVLFYVKKLTELYAKVSTEIINLRLQHTKCLYYHIKQQNRDFKESTYKIFNLTKNHSEYLPYRVEAYIFLGYLYDKQKNRKIAFKCFQKAKELAAISNNIKTELIAMYNISVMHWNNQSNIEKTLQYTKDVINLAKKFGFLVIETVSIINYARILSAIQQNQEAYEYAKSAEQKILANDIAILKLSCIISLMEITQNLNRYKEFYEYRKQYIKTAKENKKRNVYQYNFIFYALMSRMYQEFGYNNKAIACLKKSIKFKKYLPDHKIFMVNFMMEALRIIQKKKSDITKLIQIFSSYINVKKSIKTNQRQLTKNFFDTVITATIKRPDIDFTPLITHIVKLDMPDLYDFQQSGMHYLKTYLNKGESEHILQENIQLMKPKRLINITLFLNMSLADYYYQTGIQSLAILYYLEAQNKIANIIKNTPEKYKVKLFNNWQFNRAFDIVSEFIKGKPPQKDKKYNQKITNAELKEILKLKHINIIKKDKNFKKELIQNFLKSEGYEHTTSVEIVNNFTDNYIQNVSDIMKFLALNVIATSHEFLEIGKSDEPSFILNQEDDNGDLRKIFELITKFGYQNTAKIEAALHKPCMVIPVNKRNFGANDYKLLGFMIFISENVINNFSHEGRYFCKKHSNLLTMLVESKNFQQAAAYDTLTGAYTRKYFEVFFKNSIKNLYNSGSKFSLILYDLDKFKSINDTYGHLVGDIVLKRVTHTILNSLNKGQILGRYGGEEFTILLPDTDSQKAFKTSEYFRKKIENLIFTEFDKAVTISLGIATFPDHGKTTSELLSNADKALYNSKNTGRNKTSIWNPSIVNKKGDKISQPGVIIADETSFSEHISATIELCDILKTNIKKQDLSQILISKMVKFFEAESGAIIRKSINKKRNEINFKINAKIGFESYPINEQLIHTVAEDGIGIYQMDWDSIAKRNTITNMPEWNSVMITPIIKNENIMGVIYLAAPEKNNKFSLSKFNFFKFLTDIISANI; encoded by the coding sequence ATGGAAATCATCAACAGTAGATACAAGATTATTAAAAAAATAAGCAACTCAATCCCTTATGTACGGGAATTTTTAGCTGCAGACCTGTGGTCGGAAAGCAAAAAGATAAACTTAAAAATTGTATCGTCCTTAGATCTAAAAAAAGAAGATCTTGATTTTTTTAAAGATAACTTTATTACCATCAGCAGTATAGATAATTATTTTTATCTTAAAAGTTACGGGTTTTCAAGCTTATATATAGCCTATCCCTCCATGCCCCATTTGAGTCCTGATGAAATCCTATACATTTTTACAACCGAACATCTTGAACATACAATGCCCGTTTTAGAATTTGTACAAAAATGTTCGATGGAAGATATTCTCAAAATAGCCGTATCTGTTTGTCAGAGCCTCGTTCATGCAAGTAATATGGGCTTTGAATATGAAGTCTTTAATCATGACAATGTAATGATTGTCAAAGAAGCAGAAGGTTTTAGAATCAGAATAAAAGATATAGTATCTGCCAAGCTCGAAAACAATCAATCGGTATGGTTTAAAGAAGCTAAAGATTATATGGGAACTACTGAAAATACAGATACGGTTATTTCCTTTATAGTTACTCTCCTTGCAAGAGAGGAACTTAAAACAAGTGTATCATCTGTCCTTGGAAAATTAAAAACGCTTTATAAAACATCAAATAAAAAAGATGAAGAAATTTTTAATGCCTTATATGAAATAGCAAAAAAACATATTCAGCATAAAAGTAAAAACAATAAAATATATCAAATCATTCAAGATATAAATAATAGGCTTAATAAAAACTATCCTGCAGATATTATTCCGCCTCTTAACAGCATAACTTTCCGTCCTAAACTGGTTGGAAAACAAAAAGAAATAAATATGATATTGCAGGCAAGAAATGAGATAACTTCAAAACAAACTAAAAAAACGATATTTATGCTCAAAGGCAATCAAGGAACAGGAAAAACAAGATTTTTAAAAGAAGCAGAATATCGCCTGGCCCTGGAAGGAACAAACATATACGCTAATTATAATTTTCGAAATTCAACAACAGAAGAATTCTGGGATGATTTTTTAGGAAAAATATTTTTAAATTCTTATTCTCTCCAAGACATAGAAGAGAGAGAAAACATTATAAAAAATGTAAAACAAATTCGCGACCGTAAGTTTGCAGGCAATACCGAAAAAGAATATGATCACATGAAATTTAAAACTTTTAACGAAGCTAAAAACTTATTCTTCAAAACAATCGGACAGCTGCCTGTATTTCTCATTCTTGACGACATACAATTTGCAGACGACTTTATATTAGACACAGTTTTGTACTTAGCTACAGAAATTACCGAACTTGAAAGGCTGGGAGTTATTTTGTCTTATGACGAATCGGTTCCGCCTGTGTCATCTAAGTTTAAGTCTTTTTTAGGCATCTTAAATAATTATGAAAAAACTGAAACTTTTGGGCTAAATTATTTTTCAAAAGAAGAAACAATAGAGATGCTAAAAAATATCTTGATCTTAAACTATCCTCCTTTAGAATTCGGCCCCATACTCTATAAGTACACATCAGGCCGTGCTTCCTTTATTATTGAAATGATAAAAGAATTTGTGAATGCAGGAACAATACATAGAGAAATGCTCACAGGTATATGGGTTATACAGGATGATGTATACGATGAAGAGCTGCAAAAAAGAATTCCAAAATCAATTGAAGAAACTTTAACAAACCAACTAAATATTCTTTCATCAAGCGAAAAAAAACTGCTCCTTGAAGCTTCATTATTCCAAAACACCTTCAAAATAGAATATCTGTATAAAATTGTACCGATGACTTCAACGCAGATAGATAAGAACATAAAAAAAATTATAAACAAAGGTTTGATTACCGTTCTAAAAACAGGGGAAAAACAAGAGTTCACTATTACCAATCAGATTATGCGTAATATTTTATACCGGCTTATGCCCTCCGATAATAGAATATTGCGGCACAAAAAAATAAGTCAAATTCTTCAAAAAGAGCCCAATGCGGATGTCAACGAACTTATTTGGCATTTGGAAGAATCGGGAAATAAAAAAGCTGCATTAACTTGTTGTCTGGAAATCGTAGAAAAAAACATGAAGGAGAAAAATCTGGATATAGTCATAAAAATTTATGAAAAAATTCCTTCAATAATTTCAGGCCAAAACATAAAAACAAAATTTGACATTCTCTTAAAAATATTCGAGTTGTATAATCAAATGGCTATAAGAAATAAAGAAACCGAAACTATGTCATTACTCGAAGAAATGCTGCCGAAAATAAGAGATCTTGATCTTTTGTCTTCATATTATAATTTAGCTGCAAGGTATGAATATGCAACTTTAAATGAAGAGAAAGTTCTTTTTTATGTAAAAAAACTTACCGAACTATATGCAAAAGTATCTACAGAAATAATTAATCTGAGGTTACAGCATACAAAGTGTTTGTACTATCATATAAAACAGCAAAACCGTGATTTTAAAGAATCTACTTATAAAATATTTAATCTGACAAAAAATCATTCGGAATATCTCCCCTATAGAGTTGAAGCTTATATATTTTTAGGATATCTTTATGATAAACAAAAAAATAGAAAGATAGCTTTTAAATGTTTCCAAAAAGCAAAAGAGCTTGCTGCCATATCTAATAATATAAAAACAGAATTAATTGCAATGTACAATATATCGGTAATGCATTGGAACAATCAATCAAATATTGAAAAAACGCTTCAATATACAAAAGATGTTATAAACTTAGCAAAAAAATTCGGGTTTTTAGTTATTGAAACAGTTTCTATAATTAATTATGCAAGAATACTAAGTGCGATTCAGCAAAATCAAGAAGCATATGAATATGCAAAATCTGCTGAACAAAAAATACTTGCTAATGACATAGCAATATTAAAACTTTCATGTATTATAAGTCTTATGGAAATTACTCAAAACTTAAACAGATATAAAGAATTTTATGAATACAGAAAACAATATATTAAAACGGCAAAAGAAAATAAGAAAAGAAATGTATATCAATATAACTTTATTTTTTATGCTCTCATGTCAAGAATGTATCAAGAATTCGGATATAATAATAAAGCAATTGCATGTTTAAAGAAAAGCATAAAGTTTAAAAAATATCTTCCTGATCACAAAATATTTATGGTAAATTTTATGATGGAAGCGTTAAGAATAATTCAAAAAAAGAAATCTGACATAACTAAGCTGATACAAATTTTTTCCTCATATATAAATGTAAAAAAGAGCATTAAAACAAATCAAAGACAGCTTACAAAAAATTTCTTTGATACGGTAATTACCGCTACAATAAAGCGTCCCGACATCGATTTTACTCCATTGATAACTCATATAGTAAAATTAGATATGCCTGATTTATATGATTTTCAGCAGTCAGGAATGCACTATCTAAAAACATATTTAAACAAAGGTGAATCAGAGCATATCTTACAAGAAAACATTCAGCTTATGAAGCCTAAGCGTCTGATAAATATTACCCTGTTCCTTAATATGTCGTTAGCAGATTATTATTATCAAACCGGAATACAAAGTTTGGCTATCTTATATTATCTGGAAGCTCAAAATAAAATAGCAAATATAATCAAAAACACTCCTGAAAAATACAAGGTAAAATTGTTTAATAATTGGCAATTTAATAGAGCCTTCGATATAGTTTCGGAGTTTATAAAAGGAAAACCGCCTCAAAAAGATAAAAAATATAATCAAAAGATAACTAATGCTGAACTGAAAGAAATTTTAAAACTAAAACATATAAATATAATAAAAAAAGACAAAAATTTTAAAAAAGAATTAATACAAAACTTTTTAAAAAGTGAAGGTTATGAACACACTACATCGGTTGAAATTGTAAATAATTTTACTGACAATTATATACAAAATGTATCGGATATAATGAAATTTTTAGCCCTAAATGTAATTGCAACTTCTCATGAATTTTTAGAAATAGGCAAATCCGATGAGCCTTCCTTTATATTAAACCAAGAAGATGATAACGGAGATTTGAGAAAGATATTTGAGCTTATAACAAAATTCGGATACCAGAATACGGCTAAGATAGAAGCCGCATTGCATAAACCATGTATGGTAATTCCGGTTAATAAAAGAAATTTCGGAGCTAATGATTATAAACTTTTAGGCTTTATGATTTTTATATCGGAAAATGTCATAAATAATTTTTCACATGAAGGAAGATATTTTTGTAAAAAGCATTCAAATCTTTTAACTATGCTTGTTGAAAGTAAAAATTTTCAACAAGCTGCGGCTTATGATACATTAACCGGAGCCTATACAAGAAAATACTTTGAAGTGTTTTTCAAAAATAGTATCAAAAATTTATATAACTCCGGTTCCAAATTCTCGCTTATATTATACGATTTGGATAAATTTAAAAGCATAAACGATACCTATGGCCACCTTGTCGGCGATATAGTACTCAAAAGAGTCACTCACACGATTTTAAATTCCTTAAATAAAGGACAGATCCTGGGAAGATACGGCGGTGAAGAATTTACCATCTTATTGCCTGATACAGATTCGCAAAAAGCCTTTAAAACATCAGAATATTTTAGAAAAAAAATAGAAAATTTAATTTTTACCGAATTTGACAAGGCTGTTACAATAAGCCTCGGCATTGCAACCTTTCCCGATCATGGAAAAACTACTTCGGAATTGCTTTCAAATGCAGACAAAGCGTTATACAACTCAAAAAATACAGGCAGAAATAAAACCTCTATATGGAATCCGTCTATAGTAAATAAAAAAGGAGATAAAATAAGTCAGCCCGGTGTTATTATAGCTGATGAAACCTCTTTTAGCGAACACATATCCGCTACAATAGAATTATGCGATATATTAAAAACAAATATAAAAAAACAAGATTTATCACAAATTTTAATATCAAAGATGGTAAAATTTTTTGAAGCTGAAAGCGGTGCTATTATTCGTAAATCAATAAATAAAAAAAGAAATGAGATCAATTTTAAAATCAATGCAAAAATAGGTTTTGAGTCATATCCTATCAACGAGCAATTGATTCACACAGTTGCTGAAGACGGAATCGGCATTTACCAAATGGATTGGGACTCAATAGCAAAAAGAAACACCATAACCAATATGCCGGAATGGAATTCGGTAATGATAACACCTATAATAAAAAATGAAAATATTATGGGAGTAATTTATTTGGCTGCACCCGAAAAAAATAATAAATTTAGCTTAAGCAAATTTAATTTCTTCAAATTTTTAACTGATATAATATCTGCAAATATATAG
- a CDS encoding diguanylate cyclase — MKILNNRYRIIRELPIELKNNTGFIAKDLLSDKGEKVELRLVYASDLDESFMQFIREKFILIKQLKETAHIKNYDFTRLISIDNKTIDEKIYLYTIEYIEEKEPILNFLANASAKEIFDLFAAILKELNYLITYGIVYNNFDLNNIYVIKDQGQVFIKVKDIITEKKQYSNQISLLSNEEINTFTYSYDILKTIILSLLLKRNIIKNHEKHFQELQYIKAKQLDNEKHLYTCFFKVYNKINTRKLKKKPYSFYEIISDINYTINSEYNIATPMRIVKNHQLSINREKEKKEIFSILKQEKTSKYRNKNILISGSCGIGKSYFLSDLYFLLLLEKNDVYYIPSLGDIDDIKFILYLMKSLFLKNSLVQKNYEKELNIIFDSLKAEIAANEDIIRISALKYKLINLIAGLLIENSSSQSIVFIIDDIHLISEFITKTMLYITIENSDKKNIILILSANESLISNNQNAAKLIKTLSNHSVIKKINLQNLSETEIESLIRNTINIRMIPEILVKKIHLNTGGNPLFINETIKELTLSGELKKDEAYESCKLSDSLSNPVIPIPISTNIQQAVKKQIINLDKNELNFLRDLCVFQTSFKTEFLPKMLNVTASAVKKYIPKLLEQNIIKKITKHYADEYSIINKILQKMLYNELDYDYRIELHKKIMQRIQTIKSANIHEFIWHAEKAQLSEEAVDYCIKYKSKIKKQCTHVSYIDIFEKIYSLLPNNANDKKLDILLILAESYLENDDITESGKQITIAEKIIKNFDSNKITAAQIHIIKAIKETQMKAKPEKIAKSLTLAEKFTAEANHIYTQLLLDKAKIGFLQYKKKYAEAINEAKKVILKCGNSTELKSIKTKVLLDLGNNLFYSGKYEDAEKAYLETIKNAKKTGNTNIEDNAYNNLAIIQEQVYKNFNSAIAYYKKILKNNTISGNTIAEILALLNLSIVYLHFYDYEKACDICNQAIKKILQTFDTDKIFFAHTIIYEIYLSLCMYDKAAETEAEILKMIKNKSITKLPIHITTFKQTRSTFYYAVGDFNSALEVFDKTSEGQNDINDIFYFFASLCLNLNKIADGKIDSINKLEEQILQISSKQTFLDNIYLLFYELVYRIRKIIVFRYDIDFKKIVKVILGLKYYSNHPLIKAPLLFLEAYIDPENSEKKLLEATSLLENKYITDLSIDINIKLGLIHLKKNNINMAMINFVEAQKLISIFIKKIPIKFRASYFNAHHYSLPSLIIDDYINKKIKPEYRRCTEKLSYEQIKKLLSKNTVEKLKNNPAFILNIISQTKISGVFKNKSIDDIIEKFSDDFLQNINDLLNFTSLNLLANSADVFITTSDNKIESLFNFGQNKTIEKIAKLIESSTYNTVNIKADGEISSHLVIPINSYNNRQTGNPTTGYLVFVSNKEINNFGNFGIRFCLSIENIFSFLIESYKAQQEAATDKLTSALTRKYSENAIKDLLRVSKISNTPFSIIMYDLDKFKKINDTFGHQSGDKVLKATAKTVLDALKKEQLLGRIGGEEFIILLPKIGKDQALTVAEKIRKQVEALHFEDPALKVTVSMGIAVFPIHGTAEKDLLSKADQALYAAKNWGRNQTVVWKEDLEPVKKKADRLAGILTGNIINDTKNILSFIDTASLIRRSISKTKRLEICLEKIIDATGADSGIFICPVTEKKSKKIFKYRPTAKAEFPVNRDFIIEVMSEKKDLCKIDWENVSGTSAITGIPNWNSAILVPVILKDEIKAIIYLVVEIRKRKFGTEELNLTNLFAGLIASFF, encoded by the coding sequence ATGAAAATATTAAATAATAGATATAGAATTATAAGAGAGCTCCCCATAGAATTAAAAAACAATACAGGATTTATTGCTAAAGACTTACTTTCCGATAAAGGAGAAAAAGTTGAACTAAGACTGGTATATGCTTCGGACTTAGATGAAAGTTTTATGCAATTTATCAGAGAAAAATTTATTCTTATTAAACAATTAAAAGAAACAGCTCATATAAAAAATTATGACTTTACACGCTTAATAAGTATAGATAACAAAACAATAGATGAGAAAATATACTTATATACAATAGAATACATAGAAGAAAAAGAACCTATATTGAATTTTTTAGCTAACGCATCAGCAAAAGAAATTTTTGATTTATTTGCAGCAATCTTAAAAGAGTTAAACTATTTAATAACATACGGAATAGTATATAATAACTTTGATTTAAATAATATATATGTAATAAAAGATCAAGGTCAAGTTTTTATAAAAGTAAAAGATATTATTACCGAAAAAAAACAATATTCAAATCAAATAAGTCTTTTATCAAATGAAGAAATTAATACATTTACATATAGCTATGATATTTTAAAAACAATAATCTTATCCCTTCTCTTAAAAAGGAACATAATAAAAAATCATGAAAAACATTTTCAAGAATTGCAATACATAAAAGCCAAGCAATTAGATAACGAAAAACATCTTTACACATGTTTTTTTAAAGTATATAATAAAATTAATACACGCAAGCTCAAAAAAAAGCCCTATTCTTTTTATGAAATAATATCGGATATTAATTACACTATAAATAGTGAATACAATATTGCAACTCCAATGAGAATTGTAAAAAATCATCAACTATCCATCAATCGAGAAAAGGAAAAAAAAGAAATTTTCTCTATATTGAAGCAAGAAAAAACATCTAAATATAGAAATAAAAATATATTAATCTCAGGCTCTTGCGGTATAGGAAAGAGCTATTTTTTATCCGATTTATATTTTTTACTCTTACTTGAAAAAAATGATGTTTATTATATTCCAAGTTTAGGAGATATAGACGATATTAAATTTATTCTATATCTGATGAAAAGTTTGTTTTTGAAAAATTCTTTGGTTCAAAAAAATTATGAAAAAGAGCTAAACATCATTTTTGACTCTTTAAAAGCGGAAATAGCTGCCAATGAAGACATCATACGTATCAGCGCACTTAAATATAAACTTATAAACTTAATAGCAGGCTTATTAATCGAAAACTCATCATCTCAATCCATAGTTTTTATAATCGACGATATACACTTAATAAGTGAATTTATTACCAAAACAATGTTGTACATAACAATAGAAAATTCCGATAAAAAAAATATAATATTAATACTGTCCGCTAATGAAAGTTTAATAAGTAATAATCAAAATGCAGCAAAACTGATTAAGACCTTATCAAACCATTCCGTTATAAAAAAAATAAATCTTCAAAATTTATCTGAAACCGAAATCGAAAGTTTAATACGTAATACAATAAACATAAGAATGATTCCTGAAATATTGGTAAAAAAAATACATTTAAATACCGGAGGCAATCCCTTATTTATTAATGAAACTATAAAAGAACTTACTTTATCAGGAGAGTTAAAAAAAGATGAAGCGTACGAATCATGCAAACTTTCGGACAGCTTATCTAACCCTGTGATTCCTATACCCATATCTACCAACATACAGCAAGCAGTAAAAAAACAAATAATAAACCTTGATAAGAACGAATTAAATTTTTTACGAGATTTATGCGTTTTCCAAACAAGTTTTAAAACGGAATTTTTACCAAAAATGCTGAATGTAACAGCTTCAGCCGTCAAAAAATATATACCAAAACTCTTAGAACAAAATATAATCAAAAAAATAACAAAACATTATGCGGATGAGTATTCAATTATAAATAAAATTTTACAAAAAATGCTGTATAATGAGCTTGATTACGATTATAGGATAGAACTACATAAAAAAATTATGCAAAGAATACAAACAATAAAATCGGCAAATATTCATGAGTTTATCTGGCATGCAGAAAAAGCACAACTTTCTGAAGAAGCTGTTGATTATTGTATAAAATATAAAAGCAAAATAAAAAAACAATGTACACATGTCTCCTATATAGATATATTTGAAAAAATATATTCATTATTACCAAATAATGCCAACGATAAAAAACTGGATATACTCCTTATTCTTGCAGAATCATATTTGGAAAATGACGATATAACAGAATCCGGAAAACAAATAACGATAGCCGAAAAAATAATAAAAAACTTCGATTCAAACAAAATAACAGCCGCACAAATTCATATAATAAAAGCAATAAAAGAAACTCAGATGAAAGCTAAACCTGAAAAAATAGCCAAATCTTTAACATTAGCCGAAAAATTTACAGCCGAAGCAAATCATATATATACTCAGTTGTTACTTGATAAAGCTAAAATAGGATTCTTACAATACAAGAAAAAATATGCTGAAGCAATAAATGAAGCAAAAAAAGTTATATTAAAATGCGGTAATTCAACTGAGCTAAAATCAATAAAAACAAAGGTTCTATTAGATTTAGGAAACAACCTTTTTTATTCAGGGAAATATGAAGATGCTGAAAAAGCCTATCTTGAAACTATTAAAAATGCAAAAAAAACAGGTAACACGAATATTGAAGACAATGCCTATAATAACTTAGCTATCATCCAAGAGCAAGTATATAAAAATTTTAACTCGGCAATAGCATATTACAAAAAAATTTTAAAAAATAATACCATATCAGGAAATACCATTGCAGAAATTCTCGCACTACTTAATTTAAGTATTGTCTACTTACATTTCTATGATTATGAAAAAGCATGTGATATTTGCAATCAAGCAATAAAAAAAATACTGCAAACTTTTGATACCGACAAAATATTTTTTGCACATACAATTATTTATGAAATTTATCTTTCATTATGTATGTATGATAAAGCAGCTGAAACCGAAGCAGAAATATTAAAAATGATTAAAAACAAGAGCATAACCAAGCTCCCGATACATATAACTACCTTTAAACAAACAAGGAGTACTTTTTACTATGCAGTGGGGGACTTCAATTCTGCGTTAGAAGTTTTCGATAAAACATCCGAAGGACAAAACGACATTAACGATATTTTCTATTTTTTTGCATCATTATGTCTTAATTTAAATAAAATCGCAGATGGTAAAATCGATTCTATTAATAAATTAGAAGAACAAATATTGCAAATAAGTTCGAAGCAGACATTCTTAGATAATATATATCTTTTATTTTATGAATTGGTTTACCGCATAAGAAAAATTATCGTATTCCGCTACGATATTGATTTTAAAAAAATAGTTAAGGTCATACTTGGACTAAAATATTACAGTAATCATCCTCTGATAAAAGCCCCTCTTCTCTTTTTGGAAGCATATATCGATCCTGAAAATTCTGAAAAAAAATTGCTGGAAGCAACATCTTTACTGGAAAATAAATACATAACGGACCTAAGTATCGATATTAATATCAAGCTGGGGTTAATTCATCTTAAAAAAAATAACATTAATATGGCAATGATTAATTTTGTTGAAGCTCAAAAACTAATTAGTATTTTTATAAAAAAAATACCAATAAAATTCAGAGCAAGTTATTTTAATGCTCATCACTATAGTTTACCATCATTAATAATAGACGACTATATTAACAAAAAAATAAAACCCGAATATAGACGATGTACTGAAAAGCTCTCCTATGAACAGATAAAAAAACTATTATCGAAGAACACGGTCGAAAAATTAAAAAACAATCCGGCTTTTATTTTGAACATTATATCACAAACAAAAATTTCCGGAGTATTTAAAAATAAATCTATTGATGACATAATAGAAAAGTTTTCAGATGATTTTCTGCAAAATATAAATGATCTTTTAAATTTTACATCTTTAAATCTGCTTGCAAACTCGGCTGATGTATTTATCACAACCTCCGACAATAAAATCGAATCATTGTTTAATTTCGGTCAGAACAAAACTATCGAAAAAATTGCAAAGCTAATAGAATCATCTACATACAATACCGTAAACATTAAAGCAGACGGAGAAATTTCGTCTCATCTTGTTATTCCGATTAACTCTTATAATAACAGGCAAACAGGGAATCCCACAACAGGCTATTTGGTTTTTGTATCAAATAAAGAAATAAATAACTTCGGTAATTTCGGAATACGCTTTTGTTTGAGCATTGAAAACATATTCTCATTTTTAATAGAAAGCTATAAGGCTCAACAAGAAGCAGCGACCGATAAACTTACATCGGCACTCACAAGAAAATACAGTGAAAATGCAATCAAAGATCTTTTAAGAGTTTCCAAAATAAGCAACACACCTTTTAGCATTATCATGTACGATTTGGATAAATTTAAAAAAATAAACGACACATTCGGACATCAATCTGGAGATAAAGTCTTAAAAGCGACAGCTAAAACTGTATTGGATGCTTTAAAAAAAGAGCAACTCCTCGGTCGTATCGGCGGGGAAGAATTTATTATTCTTCTTCCCAAGATCGGAAAAGACCAAGCTCTAACTGTTGCAGAAAAAATAAGAAAGCAGGTAGAAGCTCTACACTTTGAAGATCCGGCTCTCAAAGTAACGGTAAGTATGGGAATAGCCGTCTTCCCCATACACGGCACAGCCGAAAAAGATTTATTGTCAAAAGCAGATCAAGCTCTATATGCCGCAAAAAATTGGGGCAGAAACCAAACGGTTGTATGGAAAGAAGATCTTGAACCTGTTAAGAAAAAGGCAGACAGACTAGCCGGAATCTTAACCGGAAATATCATAAACGACACGAAAAATATTCTAAGCTTTATCGATACAGCCTCACTCATACGGCGCTCCATATCGAAAACAAAGAGACTCGAAATCTGTCTTGAAAAAATAATAGATGCAACAGGTGCCGACTCAGGAATTTTTATATGCCCTGTTACAGAAAAAAAATCCAAAAAAATCTTTAAGTATCGGCCTACTGCAAAGGCAGAATTTCCGGTAAATAGAGACTTCATAATCGAGGTTATGTCAGAAAAAAAAGACCTATGCAAAATCGACTGGGAAAATGTCTCAGGCACAAGTGCCATAACGGGAATACCCAACTGGAATTCGGCCATTCTTGTACCTGTAATCCTAAAGGACGAGATAAAGGCTATAATCTATCTTGTAGTTGAAATCAGAAAAAGAAAATTCGGAACGGAAGAGCTGAACTTGACAAATCTCTTTGCAGGACTGATAGCTTCATTCTTTTAA